Proteins from a genomic interval of Lysobacter arenosi:
- a CDS encoding PepSY-associated TM helix domain-containing protein, which translates to MTGSAPRPFSRRLRAVLSWLHLWVGLSVGVVFALVAITGTVLVFHTDLLRLQHPQLAQHAAVADGRVLAGLVERWRPEGLRSLDLPHDDLPVWQGYFEDGHRAYFAPEDGALLLYRSHEDDVLMWLHDWHTHLLGGETGEEVLGVFGWIALGLIVTGLYLWWPRRGQWLAHLKMHSGPPVRRWLSWHRSSGALLFPLLLLATLTGVGMVYSKGFQAVLVGAFGGDTVKPPKLAGEGTVDWPQVLRQADGALPRARLSRVSVPKSDDGVVSLRARADGEWHPVGRSTIAIAKAGSGVLQVNDATANKLGMRMSQAIFPLHVGAVGGSVMKWATAVVGLLPMFLLVTGFLFWRRRRGRR; encoded by the coding sequence ATGACCGGCTCCGCGCCACGACCGTTTTCGCGCCGCCTGCGGGCGGTGTTGTCGTGGCTGCACCTGTGGGTCGGTCTCAGCGTCGGTGTCGTGTTCGCGCTGGTCGCCATTACCGGCACCGTGCTGGTGTTCCACACCGACCTGTTGCGCCTGCAGCACCCGCAACTGGCGCAGCACGCCGCGGTCGCCGACGGCCGCGTGCTGGCCGGGCTGGTCGAACGCTGGCGCCCGGAAGGGCTACGCTCGCTCGACCTGCCGCATGACGACCTGCCGGTCTGGCAGGGCTACTTCGAGGATGGCCACCGCGCCTACTTCGCGCCCGAGGATGGCGCGCTGCTGCTCTATCGCAGCCACGAAGACGACGTGCTGATGTGGCTGCACGACTGGCACACCCACCTGCTTGGCGGCGAGACCGGCGAGGAAGTGCTGGGCGTGTTCGGCTGGATCGCGCTGGGGTTGATCGTGACCGGTTTGTACCTGTGGTGGCCACGACGCGGTCAGTGGCTGGCGCACCTGAAGATGCACTCGGGCCCGCCAGTCCGACGCTGGCTGAGCTGGCACCGCAGCAGTGGCGCGTTGTTGTTTCCGCTGCTGTTGCTGGCGACCCTGACGGGCGTCGGCATGGTCTATTCGAAGGGATTCCAGGCCGTGCTCGTGGGAGCGTTCGGCGGTGACACGGTCAAGCCCCCCAAGCTTGCCGGCGAAGGCACGGTCGACTGGCCGCAAGTCCTGCGCCAGGCCGACGGTGCATTGCCGCGTGCACGGCTGAGCCGGGTTTCGGTGCCCAAGTCCGATGATGGCGTGGTCTCGCTCCGCGCCCGTGCGGACGGCGAGTGGCACCCGGTCGGGCGCAGCACGATTGCGATCGCCAAGGCCGGCTCGGGCGTGCTGCAGGTGAATGACGCCACCGCCAACAAGCTGGGCATGCGCATGAGCCAGGCGATCTTCCCGCTGCATGTCGGCGCGGTGGGTGGCAGCGTGATGAAGTGGGCGACGGCGGTGGTGGGCTTGCTGCCGATGTTCCTGCTGGTGACCGGATTCCTGTTCTGGCGCCGCCGGCGCGGGCGTCGCTGA
- the dusB gene encoding tRNA dihydrouridine synthase DusB, whose protein sequence is MADTSFHIGPYQIAPRVILAPMAGVTDKPFRVLSKRLGAGLCVSEMTTSDPRFWNTAKSRHRMDHDGEPAPISVQIAGTVPEVMADAARYNVDHGAQIIDINMGCPAKKVCNAWAGSALMRDEALVARILDAVVNAVDVPVTLKIRTGWAADQRNALAIAKVAQSAGIAALAVHGRTRDQQYTGTAEYDTIAEVKAALSIPVFANGDVDSPQKAAEVLARTGCDAVLIGRAAQGRPWIFREIAHYLASGELLPEPTVQEVRDVLIGHLHHLHEFYGEVSGVRIARKHLGWYAKDRPENQAFRAVVNRAETAQAQLHLTGEYFDALIAGVTPELPAAA, encoded by the coding sequence ATGGCGGACACGTCCTTCCATATCGGCCCCTACCAGATCGCGCCCAGGGTCATCCTGGCGCCCATGGCCGGCGTTACCGACAAACCGTTCCGGGTGCTGAGCAAGCGCCTCGGCGCGGGTCTGTGCGTGTCGGAAATGACAACGTCCGATCCGCGCTTCTGGAACACCGCCAAATCGCGCCATCGCATGGACCATGACGGCGAGCCCGCGCCGATCAGCGTGCAGATCGCCGGCACCGTGCCGGAGGTGATGGCCGATGCGGCGCGCTACAACGTCGACCACGGCGCGCAGATCATCGACATCAACATGGGCTGCCCGGCCAAGAAGGTCTGCAATGCCTGGGCCGGCTCGGCGCTGATGCGTGACGAGGCGCTGGTCGCGCGCATCCTCGATGCAGTGGTCAACGCCGTCGACGTGCCGGTGACGCTGAAGATCCGCACCGGCTGGGCCGCCGACCAGCGCAATGCGCTGGCGATCGCGAAAGTCGCGCAGAGCGCTGGCATCGCCGCGCTCGCCGTGCACGGCCGCACGCGCGACCAGCAGTACACCGGCACCGCCGAGTACGACACGATCGCCGAAGTGAAGGCGGCGCTGTCGATTCCGGTATTCGCCAACGGCGATGTCGATTCGCCGCAGAAGGCCGCGGAGGTGCTCGCGCGTACCGGCTGCGACGCGGTGCTGATCGGTCGCGCCGCACAGGGCCGGCCGTGGATCTTCCGTGAGATCGCCCATTACCTGGCCAGCGGCGAACTGCTGCCCGAACCGACCGTGCAGGAAGTACGCGATGTACTCATCGGCCATCTGCACCACCTGCACGAGTTCTACGGTGAAGTCTCCGGCGTGCGCATCGCCCGCAAGCACCTGGGCTGGTACGCCAAGGATCGTCCGGAAAACCAGGCGTTCCGCGCCGTGGTCAACCGTGCTGAAACCGCCCAGGCGCAACTGCACCTGACCGGCGAATACTTCGACGCCCTGATCGCGGGCGTCACCCCGGAGCTCCCGGCCGCCGCCTGA
- a CDS encoding class I SAM-dependent methyltransferase, which produces MSESSSATEFPYLHGFSQTEQARLMKQARLAESTIFHDIDYSGARRLLEVGSGVGAQTEILLRRFPDLHATCVDLNEAQLGAARANLGSMSWLDGRYDLHLADATNLPFEPRSFDAAFLCWVLEHVPSPARVLNEVRRVLAPGAPVYITEVMNSSFLLDPYSPNVWRYWMAFNDFQYESGGDPFVGAKLGNLLLAGGFRDVSTVVKTFYFDNREPARRKTMIAFWEELLLSAADQLLAAQRVTQDIVDGMRREMQQVQNDPNAVFFYAFVQARATVY; this is translated from the coding sequence ATGAGCGAGTCATCCAGCGCCACCGAGTTTCCGTACCTGCACGGTTTCTCGCAGACCGAGCAGGCACGCCTGATGAAGCAGGCGCGACTGGCCGAGTCGACGATCTTCCACGACATCGACTACAGCGGCGCGCGGCGCCTGCTCGAAGTCGGCAGCGGCGTCGGCGCGCAGACCGAGATCCTGCTGCGCCGGTTCCCGGACCTGCACGCGACCTGCGTCGACCTCAACGAAGCCCAGCTCGGCGCCGCCCGCGCCAACCTCGGTTCGATGTCCTGGCTCGACGGTCGCTACGACCTGCACCTGGCCGATGCCACCAACCTGCCCTTCGAACCACGCAGCTTCGATGCCGCCTTCCTGTGCTGGGTGCTCGAACACGTGCCCTCACCCGCACGCGTGCTCAACGAAGTGCGTCGCGTGCTCGCTCCGGGAGCGCCGGTCTACATCACCGAAGTGATGAACTCCTCGTTCCTGCTCGACCCGTACTCGCCGAACGTCTGGCGCTACTGGATGGCGTTCAACGATTTCCAGTACGAGAGCGGCGGCGATCCGTTCGTCGGCGCCAAGCTTGGCAACCTGCTGCTCGCCGGCGGATTTCGCGACGTCTCGACCGTGGTCAAGACGTTCTACTTCGACAATCGCGAACCGGCGCGACGCAAGACAATGATCGCGTTCTGGGAGGAGCTGCTGTTGTCGGCCGCCGACCAGCTGCTGGCCGCGCAGCGCGTGACGCAGGATATCGTCGATGGCATGCGTCGCGAGATGCAGCAGGTGCAAAACGATCCCAATGCCGTGTTCTTCTACGCCTTCGTGCAGGCGCGCGCGACCGTGTATTGA
- a CDS encoding RNA polymerase sigma factor: MNAFRTTRWSLIAAARDSPSRAQAALDQLCQAYRPPVLAFIRHSGYGNDAEDLTQAFFLRFIERGWYAEADPQRGSFRALMLTALRRFLSDQYERAGALKRGGRTVESGSLLEVIASDGQSPEDAFMRAWMGTVLEHAMQRLEEEWSSAGKLDQFRQLAPLLLERAEGDELRAIAVANGLRTNTLAVQTHRMRQRLRQLVRLELLQTVGSPEALERELAELRGALDEMT; this comes from the coding sequence ATGAACGCGTTCCGGACCACCCGCTGGAGCCTGATCGCGGCCGCCCGTGACTCGCCGTCACGGGCCCAGGCCGCGCTGGACCAGTTGTGCCAGGCCTATCGCCCTCCGGTGTTGGCGTTCATTCGCCACAGCGGCTACGGCAACGATGCAGAAGACCTGACCCAGGCCTTCTTCCTGCGCTTCATCGAACGCGGCTGGTATGCCGAAGCCGACCCTCAGCGCGGCAGCTTCCGCGCGTTGATGTTGACCGCACTGCGTCGTTTCCTGTCCGACCAGTACGAACGCGCCGGGGCGCTCAAGCGCGGTGGCAGGACGGTCGAGTCCGGATCCTTGCTGGAAGTGATCGCCAGCGATGGTCAATCGCCTGAGGACGCGTTCATGCGAGCGTGGATGGGCACGGTGCTGGAGCATGCAATGCAGCGCCTCGAAGAAGAATGGTCGAGCGCCGGCAAGCTCGACCAGTTCCGGCAACTGGCGCCGCTGTTGCTGGAACGTGCCGAAGGCGACGAGCTCAGGGCGATCGCCGTCGCCAATGGATTACGCACGAACACCCTGGCCGTGCAGACGCACCGGATGCGCCAGCGCCTGCGCCAGCTGGTGCGGCTGGAACTGCTGCAGACCGTCGGCAGCCCGGAGGCACTGGAGCGCGAACTGGCGGAACTTCGTGGCGCGCTGGACGAGATGACATGA
- a CDS encoding metal-dependent hydrolase — protein sequence MDSLTQIVLGAAVAAAIAPPGHRRAALLAGAALGTLPDLDVLPVNLLTSDPVERMTWHRSLSHSLLVLPFVAWAIWAWFRGRGGRVAQAPRRWFWAIALALVTHPVLDAFTVYGTQLLWPLPFRPVMWSSVFIIDPLYTIWLLLACVIAWFWRERRLVQPALLAGLTMSTLYLGASLWAKHQVEQEAERALAAHNLEDAPRFSVPMPFNILLWRVVAMTPEGFVEGERSLVADRGPMRLREYPSDVQALAAVFDYPSVQRLNWFNRGFMKAQERDGVLVLSDLRMGAEPDYTFRFAVARREGGSWDEMPPEQLKWPWEANRRLSAMWQRIWNAPTNESDVSGAAMQRPSVRAAAGTTVKR from the coding sequence ATGGACTCACTGACCCAGATCGTGCTCGGCGCCGCCGTCGCCGCCGCCATCGCCCCGCCGGGGCATCGACGCGCGGCGCTGTTGGCTGGCGCCGCCCTGGGCACGTTGCCTGACCTCGACGTTCTGCCAGTCAATCTGCTGACCAGCGACCCGGTCGAACGGATGACCTGGCACCGAAGTCTGAGCCACTCGCTGCTGGTGCTGCCGTTCGTCGCCTGGGCGATCTGGGCGTGGTTCCGCGGTCGCGGCGGCCGTGTGGCGCAGGCGCCGCGTCGATGGTTCTGGGCGATCGCGCTGGCGCTGGTCACGCATCCAGTGCTGGATGCATTCACCGTGTACGGAACCCAGCTGTTGTGGCCGCTGCCGTTCAGGCCAGTCATGTGGTCGAGCGTATTCATCATCGACCCGCTCTATACGATCTGGTTGCTGCTCGCCTGCGTGATCGCCTGGTTCTGGCGCGAGCGGCGACTGGTGCAGCCGGCGCTGCTGGCAGGGTTGACGATGAGCACGCTCTATCTGGGGGCGTCGCTGTGGGCCAAGCACCAGGTCGAACAGGAAGCCGAGCGCGCGCTGGCCGCGCACAACCTCGAAGACGCACCGCGATTCTCGGTGCCGATGCCGTTCAACATCCTGTTGTGGCGGGTGGTGGCGATGACGCCGGAGGGATTCGTCGAAGGTGAGCGCTCATTGGTGGCCGACCGTGGGCCAATGCGATTGCGCGAGTACCCCTCGGACGTGCAGGCGCTGGCTGCAGTCTTCGACTATCCCAGCGTGCAGCGCCTGAACTGGTTCAACCGTGGATTCATGAAAGCGCAGGAGCGCGATGGCGTGCTGGTGCTGTCGGACCTGCGCATGGGCGCCGAACCGGATTACACCTTCCGCTTTGCCGTTGCCCGGCGTGAAGGCGGCAGCTGGGACGAAATGCCGCCCGAGCAGCTGAAATGGCCCTGGGAGGCCAATCGCAGGCTCAGTGCCATGTGGCAACGGATCTGGAATGCGCCGACGAACGAATCCGATGTCAGCGGCGCGGCGATGCAGCGGCCGTCGGTGAGGGCGGCGGCGGGGACCACGGTCAAACGCTGA